CGCTGCCGGCTGCCGATGACGAGGCGGTCGAACTGGGGGAGGCCTGTCAGCGGGAGATCGCCCGCAAGTTCGGTCATTCGCTGGCGATCCGCATGGTCGATGCCGGTTCCTGCAACGGCTGCGAGCTGGAGATGCACGCTGTCAACAACAGCTTTTACGACATCGAACGGTTCGGCATTCACTTCGTCGCGTCGCCGCGGCATGCCGACCTGCTGCTGGTGACCGGGGTGGTCTCAAAGCACATGGAAGAAGCCCTCAAGCGAACCTATGCCGCCACGCCGTCGCCGAAGCTGGTGGTTGCCATGGGGAACTGTGCCGGGTACGGCGGGGAGTTCGGAGAGTCCTACGCCAGCTGCGGACCGGTGTCCGCCGTCCTGCCGGTCGATGCCGTCATTCCGGGTTGTCCTCCCGCTCCGCTGCAGTTGCTGCGGGGCCTGCTTGATCTGCTGCAGCGGGTTTGATTTCTTTTGTGACCTCTGCCCTGAAACGGGCCAGTTCCGACTCCAGATCGTTGCGTAGGCCGGGGATGCTGTCGAAGTCACCGGCTTTGCTTCGTTCCTCCAGCCTGCGGGCGATCTCCGCCAGGGACTGACAGCTCAGGTTGCCGGCGCTGCCCCTGATGGCATGGGCAAAACCGGCGATCGCCTTACAGTCTCCGGCCTCTGATGCCCGCTTGATGGAAACGACTTTTTCTTCCGTGTCGCGGAGAAAGATGTTCGTGACCCTGTTCAGCATCTCCTGGTTTCCCTTGAAGAGATCGAGCCGTTTCTGTTTCTCTGAGCATCTGTCAGCAGTAACCTCTTTTGTTTCTGTCAGGTCCTTTTCGCCATGTCCCTTGTCGGCTGTCCATTTGCGCACGAAAGCCAACAGGGTTTCACGTGTCAGGGGTTTGTGAAGGACATCATTCATGCCGGCAGCCAGGCATTTCTGGTGATCTTCCCTGAGGATATTGGCGGTCAGGCCGATAATCGGGACCGACTCGGAAGTGTAACCGTTGCGCCGGATAAGGGTGGTGGCCGTCATACCGTCCATCTCCGGCATCTGGATATCCATCAGGATCAGGTCGTAGCTGCCGAGGAGGGTCTTGGCCACCGCCTGGATGCCGTTGTCAGCAAAATCAACCCGGCAATCGAGGGCGTCGGTCAGATGCCAGCTGGTGATTTCGCGGTTGACCGGGTTGTCTTCCACCAACAGGATGTGGACGGGTTTCTCCACCCGTTTGGTATCGTAGTCGGACTCGGTTTCCGCCACGGCCGACACGGCTGCCGCCGCTTTTGCATAGCCGAGCCGGAACCAGAAGCAGGTTCCCTGTTCGACATTGCTTTTAACATCGATGGCTCCTCCCTGCAGTTCAACCAGGTGGCGGGCGATGGTGGTTCCGAGCCCGGTGCCGCCGTATTTGCGGGCCACGCTGTCTTCAGCCTGGGTGAACCCCTCGAAAATCCGTTCGAGTTTTTCCGCCGGGATGCCGACGCCGCTGTCCTTGACT
The genomic region above belongs to Geothermobacter hydrogeniphilus and contains:
- a CDS encoding NADH-quinone oxidoreductase subunit B family protein, which encodes MFRIFDRIRRTGKLTEPLPAADDEAVELGEACQREIARKFGHSLAIRMVDAGSCNGCELEMHAVNNSFYDIERFGIHFVASPRHADLLLVTGVVSKHMEEALKRTYAATPSPKLVVAMGNCAGYGGEFGESYASCGPVSAVLPVDAVIPGCPPAPLQLLRGLLDLLQRV